The Candidatus Eisenbacteria bacterium nucleotide sequence TTCTCCTTGACCGAGAGCTTCGGCTTGTTCGTCTTCTCCGATCTCTTCTTCTGTTCCTTGTCCGCCATGAGAGCCTCCTTTCGGGTTTCCCGCCGCCATGTTGATCGAAGCGGGCGGCCTTGTGCAAGCCCGATGTTGAGGGGCTGCGAACAGACGCCGCCGAGAAGCCCGAGCCGGGCTAGCCTGGGTTCTGCACGCGTTTTCGTCGCGAGGACGCGGAGCGCGAGCCGAGAGGCCGACCTGGACGAGCCGCTCCCGGAAGCGTAGCCCCGGAGCTACGCTCTAGGAAGCGGCGACGGAAGGGAGGCCTCGTGAGGTCGCGATCCGCGGCCACAGTAGGAAGCGCGTGCAGAATCCAGGTTAAATCCCGCCCCACTTGCGGATCCGGTCGACCGCGTCGGCGAGCTTCTCCTTCGGCTCGACGAGCGCCATGCGGACAAACCCCTCGCCCACGCGCCCGAAGCCGCCCCCCGGCGAGAGGATCACGCCGGTGGAGAGGCCGAGGCTCACCGCGAACTCCTCGGACGAGGCGAACTTCTTCGGTATGCGGGTCCAGACATACATCCCGGCCTTCGGGGAGGAGACGTTCCAGCCGAGCCCGCGGAGCCCCTGAACGAGAACGTCCCGCCTCTCGCGGTAGATCTTTCGAAGATCGTCGATGCAGTCCTGCGGCCCGTCGAGGATCTCGGCGGCCGCCGCCTGAATCGCCGGAAAGATGCTGAAGTCGCTCACGGTCTTGATCTTCCGGATGATCGCGACGACATCCCGGTTCCCGACGAGAAAGCCGACCCGCCAGCCGGCCATGCAGTACGTCTTCGAGAAGGACTGGAACTCGATCGAGCGCTTCTTCTCGGGGTCGAGCTGGAAGATCGAGCGGGTCACGACCCCGTCGTCGAGCGGGAGCTCCGAGTACGCGATATCAGAGACCGCGAGGAGCCCGTGCTTCTCCGCGAACGCGAGCGCCTTCTCGTAGAAGTCGACCTCGATCGCTCCGGTCGGGTTGTTCGGATAATTGAAGAGGAGATATTTCGCGCGCGAAAGCACCGACGCGGGCACCGCCGCGAGGTCCGGGATGAACGCGTTCTCCTCGAGGAGCGGAAGCTCGTGGGCGACTCCCTCGGCGACCTGAACCGCGGGGAAGTAAGCCGGGTAGGCGGGCGATGTGACGAGCGCGACCTCGCCGGAGTTCAGCATCGCGAGAGCGAGCTTGAGAAGCCCTTCCTTCGATCCGACGACGGGAAGCACCTCGGTTTCCGGATCGACATCGACTCCGAAACGCTTCTTGTACCAGCGCGCGACCGCCTCGCGAAAGACCGGGATCCCGTTGAACGGCGAGTAGCGATGGAGCTGGCGGTTCGGGTCGTCGAGCGCGCGGTGGAGCGCGTCGATTGCGCGCCTCGGAGGACGGAGGTCCGGGTTCCCGATCGCGAGGTCGATGAGGTCCTTCCCCTTTGCCTTCGCTTCCGCCTTCATCTCGTCGGTGCGGGCGAACGCGTACTTCGGCAGCGTGGCCGCTCGCTTGGCGAACGCGTACATGGAACAACTCCTTGTAGAGCCGGGGCGGCTCGGTTAGCATCTCGATCGTATGCCCCGCCGCGCGGGGCGTCAAGGAGAGAGGAAGTGCGCGTTCTCGCCTACCATCGCGTGGAACCGCCGCGCGATCTGTCCTGGAACCGGGTCTCCCCCGGGCGGTTCGAGAGGCAGATGGAGCTCCTTCGGAGAGAGGGATTCCGGGGCGTCCCGCTTCGCGAGCTTCTCCGGTCGGGGGGCGAGAGGGAGGTCGCGATCACGTTCGACGACGGCCTCGCCTCCGCCGTTCGCCACGCGCTTCCCGTGCTCGCGCGCATCGGTTTCCAGGCGACGATCTTCGTTCCGACGGCCTGGATCGGGCGGCCGAACCGTTGGGATTCGCGGCTCGTCGGGCGGCCGGTGCGCCACGCCGCATGGGAGGAGCTGGAGGAAGCGGCGGCCGCGGGATGGGAGATCGGCTCGCACGGCCACACCCATCGGGACCTCACGACCCTCGCGGAAGAGGAAGCTCGAGCCGAGCTGGAGACCTCGCGCGCGCTCCTCGCCGGCCGGATCGGAAATGCGCCCGAGTCGATCGCCTATCCGTTCGGACGGACGAACGATCGGGTCGCCCGGCTTGCGAGGGAAGCCGGGTATGCCCGCGGATGCATCTCCTTCATGAGCCGCGCGGCTCGGGATCCGTGGCGGATCGGGCGATCCGGGGTGAGGCTCTTCGACGGGGACGCCGACTTTCTCGCCAAGGTGAGAGGAGGACCGCTGGAAACCTGGCAGGCGGCGAAGGACCGTCTCGCGCATCTCTTCTCGCTCGGGACCCCGCGCCTCTTTCATCGGATCCGGAAGGTAGATGTTTTATGCTGAAAGCGTTCGATTGGGTCTTCGTCTCGCGGCCGATCGTTCTCATCCCCGCGTGGGCTTTTCTTCTGGCCGGCTATCTTCGCGCGAACGAGCGTGCGGCGGAATCCTCGCCTCCGATCGGGCCGCTTCTCGCGCCGTTCCTTCTCTTGACGGCGGTGCTCGCGGGAGTCTACATCGTCAACCAGATCTTCGATCGGGAGACGGACAAGGAGAACGGGAAGCTCTTTCTTCTCGCCGAGGGTCATGTTTCGGCGCGCGGTGCGTGGATCGAGGCGGTCGTTCTGATCGGCGGGGGGCTCGCCTCCGCCGCGGCCTTCCGTCCCGGTCTTCTCCCCTGGCTCGTCTCCTCGGCGGTCCTCGGGCTTCTCTACTCGGCGCCCCCGGCCCGGTTCAAAGCGCGGCCCTTCGTCGACGTCGCGGCGAACGCGATCGGCTATGGGGCGATCACCTTCCTCGTCGGGTTCTCGTTGGCGGGGGAGATCGGGAGGGAGGAGATCGCGCGCGCGATCCCCTACGTGCTCCTCGTCGGCGCGGTCTTCCTGCACACCGCCCTCGTCGACCAGGAGGGGGATCGAAAGGCGGGGATGTGGACGACGGCGATCGCCCTCGGAGACCGAGCGACGTCGGTGGCGGCGCTTGCTCTCCTGGCGGGGGCGGGGCTCGTCGGCTTTCGTCTCGGGGAACCGTATGTCCCGCCCGCCGCGCTCGGGGCGGCTCCCTTCTTTCTTTGGGGGGCGCTCGTTCCCGGACGGAAGGGGAGCACGCTGGCGTATCAGTGGGGGAGTCTTCTCTTCGTCCTTCTTCTCGTGATCCGCCAGCCGCTCTTCGGACTCTTCCTGGTCCTCCTCGTCGCGGCGACACGGCTCTACTATCGATTCCGTTTCCGGCTCGTCTATCCGCGTCTCGACTTCTAGAGAGTCAAGCGTTCGTCGCTCTCCCCTAAGGCGCGGGTCGGTCGAGGCCCGTCCTTCGAAGGCTGCCGACGCGGGAGGTCAGCTCCGCGAACGGGTCCGGGAGATGCCGCTCGTCCGGTAGAAGGCGGACGAGGGGGCCGTAGCGGCCGGAGTGAAGGACATAATGGCCTCCCCCGCGGAGGGCCCGGTAGCGGACATCGTGGTTCCGGAGGTCCGCGACTTGCGTGGGGGAGAGAAGGCCGGCGTGGACGAGATCGCCGAGCGTCGCCGGATAGCGCTCGAAGAGGGATCGGTACATCTCGAGGACGAGACGCAGGTTCCGAATCTCGCGCTCGGTCTGGAACGCGACGACGCGGGCGGCGAACGGAGGGTGGTCGTCCGGACGCGAGGCGGGCGGGACAAGGAATCCCGAGAGCACGAACGCGGCCGCGGGGACGAGGAGGAGAGAGAGCGCGTGGAGAAAGCCGGGCCGCGCGACGGGCCTCCCGCCTGGCTTTTCGACGGGGAGGGGCTCTTGGGGCGCTTCCTCGGGTGGCTCGCGACCCGCGTCCTCGTCGATCTCGTGGGCGGCTTGGAGGAGAACGCTCTCCACCTTGACCGCGCAGCCCGGGCCGTAGGCGCGCACGGACGGCTCCTGCGTGAACTCGAAGCGTCCCTCCTCCCATCGAAGGACCTCGCGGATCTGCTCGCGGACCTGCTCCCGGAGAATGCGGGCGAGCTCCGGAAGGTCGAGCACCCCTTCACGGACGAGGATCTGCGCGAAGGGAAGCTCGGAGCGCGGCTCCAGGCGGAGGCCCCTCATGAGGTGTCGTTTCGGAAGAGCCTCGGTCCGAAGGATGTAGGTCTTCAGGGGATCCGTTGACGAGAACGCTCGGTCCCACGTCGAGACGATCTCGCCTCCGGCGAACACGAAGGCGGCCTTCTCGCCGGGACGCTCAAGTCGGAGGATCCCCGTCTTCCCTTGTCCCGCGAGAAGCTGAAGGACGTCGGGAACGCCGAAGTGGGAGAGGTTTCCGCGGAGGCTCATCGCGCGTCCCCTTCCCCGGCGATCGTTCGAAAGACGCGTTTCGACAGCCGGAGGGCGTCGAAGAGAACGAAGAGATAAAGGGGGACGAAGAGCCACGCGAAGACGAGGTTCTCGATCGGCGCGAGGTCGGCGGCCTGGAGGATCGGAAACGGTTTGATCGCCGCCCCTCGAAACGCCCGCGCGAGAAGGAGGAGGACGGCGAGCGAGGCGTAAGCCAGCCCGCGTCCCCGCCGCCCAAGATAGAAGTGGCCCATCCCGGGAAGGAGGAGGGAGAGGCTGAGGGAAACCGGACGGTGGAAGAGGACCGTTCGCGGGTTCCACACGGGGTCCTTGCCCTTCGCGATGCAGTCCGGGCAGCGATTCGTTCCGGCGACCCGGACGCGGCACCGCCGGCAGAGCGCCTTGCCGCACCGAGCGCAGACGGTGGGCTGCGGCACTGCTTGGCCGAGGGCGAACGCGGAAAGGAGGATGGCCGCGAGGAAGAAGATCCGAGGGAGGCCCGGGGGGAGAAGGGTCCGCGCGGCGGCGGTGATCGCCTCTCCCCATCCGATCCCCTCTCCCGCGGCCCCTCCCGAGAGCAGGCGCTCCCATAGGCGCACGGCGGGAAGGGAGTCGTCGACAAGCGTACGGCTTGCGGAGGTCATCCCCTCGTGCGAGAGGCTTCGAATCAATGAGAAGTCAAGCTCCGATGCGTAAGAGAACTCCCGGCGCGCCTCGTCGAAGGCGAAGGTCTCGAGGTAGAGGCGGCCGAGGTTGTAGTGAGTCGTGGCGCGCTTCTCGCCGAGGGCGAGGGCTTGTCGGTACGCGGAGAAGGCGCGCTCGACATCCCCTTTCAAGAAGAAGAGGTTGCCCATGTTGTTGTAGACCGGGGCAGACGGCCCGTCCGATTCGAGGATCTCCCGGTAGAGGTCGAGTGCTTTTTGGCGGTTTCCCCTCTCCCGCTCGAGAAGCGCGAGCGCGAAGAGCACGTCGCTGTCCCCCGAGGCGGGGGAGAGGGCGGAGGAATCGCGCGGGTCCGCCGCCGCGCCGTGCGAGGTCCCGGAGAGGGCGAAGATCGTCGTCCCGGGCGTGGCAGGGAGCGCGGTGTGAACCGCGAGCTTGAGGAGCGCCGGCGAGGAGAGAAGAAGCAAGAAGAAGACCGCGGCCGCCGTTCTTTCCCCCTTGCCGAGCGCCTTCCACGCGAGAAGGATCCCTGCGCACGCGACCCACACCGTCCCCGGGCCCCATCCCCACGGACGAAAGAGGATCGCGATCGAGCCGAAGAGGACGATTGGGTAGAGCGTTCGCGCTGGCGCAGCGAACGAGGGCGGAAGAAGCTCGACGACGGCGTGCCGGAGGGAGGGGAGAGCGCGGAGAACCGAAGCGCTCGCCGCGGCGAAGGTGACGAGGAAGACGGTGAAGAGAAGAAAGATCACCGCGTTTGCGGCGAGGAGGCTCTGCGCGCGGAAGTTCCCGGCGAGTGCCCGGCCCCCGTCGAATGCGGAGAGGATCCAGGTCGGCTCGAGGCGACGGACGCGCGCGGCCGCAAGGAGAAGGTGCGCGCGGACGAGCGACGGATCCCCGGCCGTCGTCTCGGCGAGAAGCTCTTCCGCTTCCGTCCAGCGGTTTTCGGCGATCTCGTGAAGGGCGCGGTAGTAGTCGAGGCGCGCGAGGACGGGGGACTCGAGGAGAGGCCCCCCGGGCGCGTGCGTAACGATGCGATAGGGCCGCGCCGTCTCTTCCTGTGTCTCAGGAATGACCGGCCCGTGCGACCGATGCGGGGGCGTCTCCGTCGCTTCCGCCGAAGGGAACCACCCCGCCGCCGACAGAAGCCAGACGCCCGCCGCGAAGACGAAAGCCCTCGCGTTCACCCTTGTTCCTCGTCAACCGGATCGCAGCCCCGATCCGCGCCCTCTAACTCTCTAAGAATCGGCCACTTGGATGAGATCTTTAGGATCTTTCCGGATCGCGGGATCGGGCGCCGTCCCCGGGCCTCTCCGGCTTTCGGTTTGACAGGCCGGGCCGGGGAAGACTAGCATGCATCCGTTCGGAACCGGCCGAGGGATCGCGGGTTGCGGGGCTCGGCTTCGGCAGTCTCTGAGGGGGGAATCGCATGCAGCGAGGAGCGGGCGCTCCCGAATCGGGAAGGCCGCCATCGACCTCGATCCGGTCGATCGGGGAGCGAGTGGGGGAGGAGGTCGTGCTCCGCGGCTGGCTCTACCAGAGTCGGTCGAGCGGGAAGGTGGCCTTTCTCCTCGTGCGGGACGGGACCGGGATCATTCAGTGCGTCGTGTCGAAGGCCGAGGTGGCCGAGGAGGTCTTCGACGCAGCGCGCCAGGCCACGCAGGAATCCTCGGTGATCGTGACGGGGCTCGCGCGGCGGGACGACCGCGCGCCCGGCGGCTACGAGCTCTCGGTGACCGGCTTCCGCACGCACCAGACGGCTGACGAGTACCCGATTTCCCCGAAGGAGCACGGGGTCGACTTCCTCATGAGCCACCGCCATCTCTGGCTCCGATCCCGCCGGCCGCACGCGATCCTCTCGATCCGATCGACGGTCGTTCAGGCCCTTCGGACGTTCTTTGAGCGTGAAGGATTCGTGCTCGTCGACGCGCCGATCTTCACGCCGAGCGCTCCGGAGGGAACGACGACCCTTTTCGAAACCGAGTACTTCGGGGGAAAGGCGTACCTCACGCAGAGCGGGCAGCTCTACATGGAAGCGGCGGCGATGGCGTTCGGCAAGGTCTATTGCTTCGGGCCGACGTTCCGCGCCGAGAAGCACAAGACCAGGAGACACTTGAACGAGTTCTGGATGCTGGAACCGGAGATGGCATGGGCCGGGCTGGAGGACGTGATCGATCTTTCGGAACGGATGGTGGTCGACGCGGTCCGCGCGGTGCTCGAGAAGCAGCGCCGCGAGCTCGAAACGCTCGAGCGGGACCCCGCGAGGCTCGCGGAGGTGCGCGCGCCGTTCCCGCGCATGTCGTATGACGAGGCGATCCGCGTGTTGAACGAACGGGGCTGTCCGATCGGGTGGGGAGCGGACATCGGAGGGGACGAGGAGACCGTTCTCGCCGAGGGGAGTGAACAGCCGCTCTTCGTGCACCGTTTTCCGCGCGAGCTGAAGGCGTTCTACATGGCGCCCGACCCGGACGACGAGAGGCTCGCCCTCGGGGTGGACCTTCTCGCGCCGGAAGGCTACGGAGAGATCGTGGGGGGCGGTGTTCGCGCGGAGTCGCTCGACTACCTCGATGACCAGATCCGAAAGCACGGACTTCCGCCGGAACCCCTCGAGTGGTACCGGGACCTCCGCCGCTATGGATCGGTCCCGCACGCGGGTTTCGGTCTCGGCCTGGAGAGGCTGATCGCGTGGATCACGGGGATCGACCATGTCCGGGAGACGATCCCCTTCCCGAGGACGATGAACCGGATCTACCCATGACGCGCGCGGCGGCGCGGCGAGCGAGAGGAAGCGAACGAGGCTTCGGGGAATCGCGGTGACGGCGTTCTACTACCTTCTCATGCTCGGCGGCGGAGCGGCGATGGTCGCCGGCTTCCGCATGGCCGGATCGGCGGAGAGCGGGAGGGCGTGGCGGGGGATCGGGCTTCTGTACGCGGGGTTCGCCGCCGCGTTTCTCGGGGTGCTTCTCGCCTTCGCCCCGCGCTTCTTCTCGGGGTGAGGAGGCGGATCGTCTACTCGCGGTTCACGCGCAAGGGAACGATCCGCTCCAGCTCGTCATCCTTGAAGACGAAGCCCTTCTGGGCATGGTAGTAGTACCACGTTTCCAGGCTGCCCAAGTGAAAGGTGTCGTCCGGAGGGCCGTAGATCTTGGCGACCTTCGAGCGGATGTTCGCGCTGCCGAAACGCGCGATGACGGAGTCGAAGAAGTTCGGATGCTTCGGAAGATGGGCCATAGCCGACTCCTGGTGCTCTGCCCGGTTCCGGTTGTCTGACAGCTACCGAGGAAAGAATAGCACGCCGCAGGCGTCCGGTCAAGAACGAAGCCGCGTATCCTCTTCCGAGGCCGATCTTTGGCTTGACAGGAATGAGAGCGGTTGCTAATCTCCCTCCGGGAAAACGTACGCGGGAGGAAGGGAGTGTCGCGGTAGCTCAGTTGGTAGAGCAGGGGACTGAAAATCCCCGTGTCGATGGTTCAAGTCCGTCCCGCGACACCATCGCCCCGCGAAGGCCTCCGGTCACGGGCGGCCGGTGCGGCCGGACTCACAGACAAGCTGGTGTAGCTCAGCAGGTAGAGCAACGCATTCGTAATGCGTC carries:
- a CDS encoding aminotransferase class I/II-fold pyridoxal phosphate-dependent enzyme, with protein sequence MYAFAKRAATLPKYAFARTDEMKAEAKAKGKDLIDLAIGNPDLRPPRRAIDALHRALDDPNRQLHRYSPFNGIPVFREAVARWYKKRFGVDVDPETEVLPVVGSKEGLLKLALAMLNSGEVALVTSPAYPAYFPAVQVAEGVAHELPLLEENAFIPDLAAVPASVLSRAKYLLFNYPNNPTGAIEVDFYEKALAFAEKHGLLAVSDIAYSELPLDDGVVTRSIFQLDPEKKRSIEFQSFSKTYCMAGWRVGFLVGNRDVVAIIRKIKTVSDFSIFPAIQAAAAEILDGPQDCIDDLRKIYRERRDVLVQGLRGLGWNVSSPKAGMYVWTRIPKKFASSEEFAVSLGLSTGVILSPGGGFGRVGEGFVRMALVEPKEKLADAVDRIRKWGGI
- a CDS encoding polysaccharide deacetylase family protein, with protein sequence MRVLAYHRVEPPRDLSWNRVSPGRFERQMELLRREGFRGVPLRELLRSGGEREVAITFDDGLASAVRHALPVLARIGFQATIFVPTAWIGRPNRWDSRLVGRPVRHAAWEELEEAAAAGWEIGSHGHTHRDLTTLAEEEARAELETSRALLAGRIGNAPESIAYPFGRTNDRVARLAREAGYARGCISFMSRAARDPWRIGRSGVRLFDGDADFLAKVRGGPLETWQAAKDRLAHLFSLGTPRLFHRIRKVDVLC
- a CDS encoding UbiA family prenyltransferase → MLKAFDWVFVSRPIVLIPAWAFLLAGYLRANERAAESSPPIGPLLAPFLLLTAVLAGVYIVNQIFDRETDKENGKLFLLAEGHVSARGAWIEAVVLIGGGLASAAAFRPGLLPWLVSSAVLGLLYSAPPARFKARPFVDVAANAIGYGAITFLVGFSLAGEIGREEIARAIPYVLLVGAVFLHTALVDQEGDRKAGMWTTAIALGDRATSVAALALLAGAGLVGFRLGEPYVPPAALGAAPFFLWGALVPGRKGSTLAYQWGSLLFVLLLVIRQPLFGLFLVLLVAATRLYYRFRFRLVYPRLDF
- a CDS encoding DUF4388 domain-containing protein, whose amino-acid sequence is MSLRGNLSHFGVPDVLQLLAGQGKTGILRLERPGEKAAFVFAGGEIVSTWDRAFSSTDPLKTYILRTEALPKRHLMRGLRLEPRSELPFAQILVREGVLDLPELARILREQVREQIREVLRWEEGRFEFTQEPSVRAYGPGCAVKVESVLLQAAHEIDEDAGREPPEEAPQEPLPVEKPGGRPVARPGFLHALSLLLVPAAAFVLSGFLVPPASRPDDHPPFAARVVAFQTEREIRNLRLVLEMYRSLFERYPATLGDLVHAGLLSPTQVADLRNHDVRYRALRGGGHYVLHSGRYGPLVRLLPDERHLPDPFAELTSRVGSLRRTGLDRPAP
- a CDS encoding tetratricopeptide repeat protein; the encoded protein is MNARAFVFAAGVWLLSAAGWFPSAEATETPPHRSHGPVIPETQEETARPYRIVTHAPGGPLLESPVLARLDYYRALHEIAENRWTEAEELLAETTAGDPSLVRAHLLLAAARVRRLEPTWILSAFDGGRALAGNFRAQSLLAANAVIFLLFTVFLVTFAAASASVLRALPSLRHAVVELLPPSFAAPARTLYPIVLFGSIAILFRPWGWGPGTVWVACAGILLAWKALGKGERTAAAVFFLLLLSSPALLKLAVHTALPATPGTTIFALSGTSHGAAADPRDSSALSPASGDSDVLFALALLERERGNRQKALDLYREILESDGPSAPVYNNMGNLFFLKGDVERAFSAYRQALALGEKRATTHYNLGRLYLETFAFDEARREFSYASELDFSLIRSLSHEGMTSASRTLVDDSLPAVRLWERLLSGGAAGEGIGWGEAITAAARTLLPPGLPRIFFLAAILLSAFALGQAVPQPTVCARCGKALCRRCRVRVAGTNRCPDCIAKGKDPVWNPRTVLFHRPVSLSLSLLLPGMGHFYLGRRGRGLAYASLAVLLLLARAFRGAAIKPFPILQAADLAPIENLVFAWLFVPLYLFVLFDALRLSKRVFRTIAGEGDAR
- the asnS gene encoding asparagine--tRNA ligase; the encoded protein is MQRGAGAPESGRPPSTSIRSIGERVGEEVVLRGWLYQSRSSGKVAFLLVRDGTGIIQCVVSKAEVAEEVFDAARQATQESSVIVTGLARRDDRAPGGYELSVTGFRTHQTADEYPISPKEHGVDFLMSHRHLWLRSRRPHAILSIRSTVVQALRTFFEREGFVLVDAPIFTPSAPEGTTTLFETEYFGGKAYLTQSGQLYMEAAAMAFGKVYCFGPTFRAEKHKTRRHLNEFWMLEPEMAWAGLEDVIDLSERMVVDAVRAVLEKQRRELETLERDPARLAEVRAPFPRMSYDEAIRVLNERGCPIGWGADIGGDEETVLAEGSEQPLFVHRFPRELKAFYMAPDPDDERLALGVDLLAPEGYGEIVGGGVRAESLDYLDDQIRKHGLPPEPLEWYRDLRRYGSVPHAGFGLGLERLIAWITGIDHVRETIPFPRTMNRIYP